Within the Erigeron canadensis isolate Cc75 chromosome 6, C_canadensis_v1, whole genome shotgun sequence genome, the region ATAGGCAAATTCCAAATGTCAACAAGGGAATTTCtggcatatatattatttttgaaacaatgataataatattaactGACAACCACAAGAAAAGGACGgccaacaaattaaatatatactccGTACAACCCAAAGGTGGAGCGCAAATTGCAAAATCAACTTGGATTAAACTTCAAAGGATTTCGAATCGCAACCgtttgaaaaagggagacaggATATAGATGTATTCATGTATATAGAGAGATGGGTGGAAAATACCAAATTTTTACTTAGCAGAATTCGAatttgattttttggtaaaaaaaagttttgtggACCTATTTGCAGGTTGTGCAACTACTCCAGCATGACCAAAGGTTTCCCCCATTTAAAGTTCACACATCATCTGCATGCCATTTAAAATCCATATGCCATTTAGCTTCAAATATCACCAACGCTAGCTAGACCTAGGTAATTACACACGACAATAACCCTAAGCTAAAGaacatatttaattatatgCGTCAACACGAAAATATTACCAAATTAAAACACGCAATCAAACATCTCTGATAATCTATATTCATCATTTTCGTCCATCAACTATTATATTTCATTTCCTATTTACTGTTCACATCGAAATGAGTAAGATGTGACGACGATAATGGTTGTTTTTAAGTCATATAGATAACCTTAGGAAATAAAAAAGGCCTACAGAGTGATATTATAAGGTTGACATTGTAAGTTACATATAAGTATGACTTAATGTATAGTTGACATTTAATTAAAACCACATTTTAAATTTGGAAAAGTCCTGATACATTGAATTATACCATGTCTTGTAAGGTTGACTTGTAAGTGGTTACCAAATCAATGTTGGTATATACCATCATCATGATTCATGGACACACGGAGGATAAGCATTaataatttgatttaaaaaaccTGAAGAGCTACAATTCTGTTCACGTTCTTACCTATAACATGGATGTCATTAGCAGGCCTTCTCATCATCTAGAGTATTAATTAAATCTTGATAAGTTTCTCTATGATCGATTTTGTTTGGTTACTAATACTATATACTAGCTACCAGGGAATGAGATCGAGTTTTTGCGTAAAACGTGACGTGGTTTGATACACATATTATGGGTTGATGACCCATGGTTTAGCTGTCTTAGCTGCATACGCGCGTGAAGAAGAAGGTTTCAGAAACGGATAGTAAAAGTATGATTTGTTTGAGTTTATGGAGTTTAATTGGTGAAACAAACTAGGCTTGCGTATAggataaaaagaaaacattagAGATCGGGTTCTAAGGTGTCCTTTGTATAAAGCATAAAATCCTACCCTCTTTGACACAGTTGCACTAATAACTAATAAGAAGGCGAGGCATCATCCTCTTTGCTCAttcaaatattaaatttttttgacaCATAATCATTTATCCCCGACCACACCTCCACCACTAACAGCCATTAACCGATTCTCACTCGTCGTTTTTGTTGTCAAGCATTTACAGTTCATTTTGAGACTCTTTTTTATTCCATTCAAGTTTCAACAAACACAATTTCATCTTTCAGATTTGGACTCGTCTCTAATTACTAATGTTACCTCTATATATGGGTTCTCGTTCTTCTACCATCCAATTCATGTCTCGCAAACGGGTCTTTCATCAACGGTAaagtttttagttttcataGATTGAAGAAGGTGGTCCATctgttttcatgtttttgtgTAATAAATCAATTGATGTTCATGGCTATATGTTAATGCAATGCTAATCAATCTACtgtattttgataatatttaaTTTCTGAGATTTATAATTGGGTTTGGTATATAGTGTGTTAGCTAAGCAGTTTCGTAATAGAATGTAAATGTTAAAATGATGTTTAATGAAGTCTCATATAATGACCATGACCCATATAACATAACACCAGAAATAGTATAGTTGGCTGGGTTTATATTCCTATTATGAAAGAAAGATACTATAAAAATTTTAAGCAATGATCACACAATCGATTACCAAACGTTATAAACTCCTCTCTGTTATTGTGGCTGTTTTTTCTGATGCTGATGCAGACTAGGCAGGTTGGGATGCAGCAGAGGGCTCTGCAGTGGTTTCCTTTGGTTGGGCGACACTAGATTCCGTAGGCTGATCAGCGGTGGTCTCAGTTGGTTGGGCCGAACCAGACTCAGTAGCTTGATCTGCAATGGTCTCAGTGGAATGGGCAGCACTGGACTCAGCAGGTTGGTCAGCGGTTGATGGTTCAGGTGCGGTTTCAGGGGTTTTGATGGTTCCAACCTTAGCATACTTGCTCATGAACTTATATTCCCAATCAGTTAAGGCATCAAGTTCAAACATGCCAAGACCAGTGATGTCACCGGTCAAGTCTTTCTCTTCAAAGGACATTTTTGCAAGAGCTCTGCTAGCATCTTTTCCGGCAAACAATGCATAAGGACCACCCGGTCCATAAAACATCCtgaaataaacaacaatcaGAATTATCAATCCTGAAGCTATAACTTCAAACTATAATGACAAGTCTGAATGAAATCATACTCAGGATATAGCAACAACCACCAAAAAAAACTCATTCTAAGTACAGCAgatagaataataaaaaagggatttttgtcACCTGTATCACTTTATGCAATTAAAACTTCAGAAATATGTTCATTTTGTGTACTGTAATAGTTCTTAACCTTTTTAAGAATGTACAATATAATATTAGCTCACATAAAGCACAATGTATTCGAAGACTCAAAGCCCAAGAGGTTCTTACACAAGACTCAAAGTTCTTCTACAACAAAGTCTAGAAGTCTGCGGAAACATGTAAAAGGAAACACAGGGTCTTTATTGTATCATCTTTTAGTCCATCATCCCAGAACCAAACACATTAAAATTGATTGCCACTAGTAAGGGGCAAGATCAGAATGGGTCAGTTACAACCCAAGTTTGTTCCATATCATGGTCAAGTTGTAGACATACCAACTAAGGCTTGACCCAGACACTTACATTTACatttactttttactttacTATTTGCTATAATCAAGTCTCTCTGTTACCTGGTTTGAAATCCACCATGCCACAACTTATTAGCTCGCACATACACATACACTCACTTAACCATTTGGCCGGCTGACTATCCTAAACGAGAAGATGAAGGAGTATATACTTGCATGACTTTTCTTTTTCCTCTTATGTTTTTGTTTCAACCGTTTTTAGGAAATTTAAATTGTCAgtcaaaggttttttttttatctaatacTTGGTTAATTTGTAACTTATATATTTAACATCTAAGTATTaacctttattttgctttttgacATATTTAATCTAATTGTTATAGAATACTCAGATGCTATTTTGAGAAttattcaaattttcaattaatCTTAGTCAAATTTTTATCAAGTCTTGTTATCACCGTCACCAATGACCAGCTACCACTAGCCACTAGCCATCACACAACCATCACCCACCAGCCACCAACATTCAAACAACACCCAACCACCACTACCGACTAGTCACCAGCAATCATGAACCACCACCCACCACCATTCAACCATCATTGAACCATTGCCAACCAAAACCTGATTACCATCCAACCACCACTAATTAAAAAGCCCCTAAAAACccattcaataaaaaaaaatataattttttaaaaaaaattgaagcaTCATTCTCTAGAAAATTGTGAACATCTTTTAGACCAGTTAACTGCTAATTTTAGTTCTTTAATGTTTTTGACTATGTAGTTTTTAAGGTCCAGAATCATATATCGGTCAAAGATGGATATTTAAGATATCAGGTATAGcggtaatttatatataatgcagcatttttatatatatgataattaaaCTAATACTTTGTACTTGGTAGATatatcaaaagtcaaacttAAACAGTAGAAACATTAGTGTTAATACTTTCAAAATTTGGTGTTTCTTTAAACTTGGGccaacaataaaataaaataaaaaacccgcTATGCTATTTGGATCGCTATAGCACCGATAATAGCCGGATCGCTATTTTGACAGCTAAACGCTATAACGCTGCTTTAGTTATGATaggtttttgaaattaaaattctaaaaaaatgGGCTAGGTCTTAATGTAATAAATAATCTATCttctatataataaaaattaaataaaaaataaaaaggtataaaGATACTACATTAGAAAACAGGAA harbors:
- the LOC122605910 gene encoding membrane steroid-binding protein 1-like encodes the protein MLEGLTEAITAYTGLSPTAFFTVVALGVAAYYVVSELFGGSDPYVPQRSTSSEEMEPLPPPVQLGEVTPEELKQYDGSDPKKPLLMAIKGQIYDVSQSRMFYGPGGPYALFAGKDASRALAKMSFEEKDLTGDITGLGMFELDALTDWEYKFMSKYAKVGTIKTPETAPEPSTADQPAESSAAHSTETIADQATESGSAQPTETTADQPTESSVAQPKETTAEPSAASQPA